One Uloborus diversus isolate 005 chromosome 7, Udiv.v.3.1, whole genome shotgun sequence genomic window, TCTCCGCCTTCTCCTCCAGTTGAGGGCTTCTCTCCTCCTTGTCCTCCAGAAGGCTTTCCACTATCCCCAGAACCACCAGATAACGGTCCAGCTACTGCTATTGCTTCTGGACCTTCTGGTTCTCCGCCTTCTCCTCCAGATGAGGGCTTTTCTCCATCTTCGCCACCTGAAGGCTGCTGTCCGCCTTGTCCACCAGATGGTTTCTCTCCACCCTGTTCTCCAGAAGGTTTTCCACTTTCACCAGCTCCAGATGATGGTCCAGCTACTGCAATTGCTTCTGGACCTTCTGGTTCTCCGCCTTCTCCTCCAGATGAAGGCTTCTCTCCACCCTGTCCTTCAGAAGGCTTTTCGCCACCACCGGATCCACCAGATGATGGAAGTACCAAAGATATTGCTTGGGCCACTGCAACTTCGGGTTCGCCACCTTGTGCTCCTGAAGATGGTCCGCCTTCTCCACCAGATGATGGCTGCTCTCCGCCTTCTCCTCCAGATGAGGGCTTCTCTCCACCCTGTCCTCCAGAAGGCTTTTCACCACCACCGGATCCACCAGATGATGGTAGTTCCAAAGATATTGCTTGGGCCACTGCAACTTCGGGTTCGCCACCTTGTCCTCCTGAAGATGATCCGCCTTCTCCACCAGATGATGGTTGCTCTCCGCCTTCTCCACCAGATGGTTTTTCTCCACCCTGTCCTTCAGAAGGCTTTCCACTATCACCAGATCCACCAGATGATGGTCCAGCTACTGCAATTGCTTCTGGACCTTCTGGTTCTCCGCCTTCTCCTTCAGATGAGGGCTTCTCTCCTCCTTGTAATCCAGAAGGCTTTCCACTATCCCCAGAACCACCAGATAACGGTCCAGCTACTGCTATTGCTTCTGGACCTTCTGGTTCTCCGCCTTCTCCTCCAGATGAGGGCGTTTCTCCACCTTCTCCACCTGAAGGCTGCTGTCCGCCTTGTCCACCAGATGGTTTCTCTCCACCCTGTCCTTCAGAAGGTTTTCCACTATCACCAGCTCCAGATGATGGTCCAGCTACTGCAATTGCTTCTGGACCTTCTGGTTCTCCGCCTTCTCCTCCAGATGAAGGCTTCTGTCCACCTTGTGCTCCAGAAGGCTTTTCACCACCTCCGGAACCACCAGATGATGGTAGTTCCAAAGATATTGCTTGGGCCACTGCAACTTCGGGTTCGCCACCTTGTCCTCCTGAAGATGGTTCGCCTTGTCCACCAGATGGTTTTTCGCCACCCTGTCCTTCAGAAGGCTTTCCACTATCACCAGATCCACCAGATGATGGTCCAGCTACTGCAATTGCTTCTGGACCTTCTGGTTCTCCGCCTTCTCCTTCAGATGAGGGCTTCTCTCCTCCTTGTCCTCCAGAAGGCTTTCCACTATCCCCAGAACCACCAGATAACGGTCCAGCTACTGCTATTGCTTCTGGACCTTCTGGTTCTCCGCCTTCTCCTCCAGATGAGGGCTTTTCTCCACCTTCGCCACCTGAAGGCTGCTGTCCGCCTTGTCCACCAGATGGTTTCTCTCCACCCTGTCCTCCAGAAGGTTTTCCACTATCACCAGCTCCAGATGATGGTCCAGCTACTGCAATTGCTTCTGGACCTTCTGGTTCTCCGCCTTCTCCTTCAGATGAAGGCTTCTGTCCACCTTGTCCTCCAGAAGGCTTTTGTCCACCTCCGGAACCACCAGGTGATGGCAGATCCACTGATATTGCTTGAGCCACTGCAACTTCCGGTCCTTTACCTTGTCCTCCTGAAGATGGTCCGCCTTCTCCACCAGATGATGGTTGCTCTCCGCCTTCTCCAGATGAGGGCTTCTCTCCACCCTGTCCTCCAGAAGGCTTTTCACCACCTCCGGAACCACCAGATGATGGTAGTTCCAAAGATATTGCTTGGGCCACTGCAACTTCGGGTTCGCCACCTTGTCCTCCTGAAGATGGTCCGCCTTCTCCACCAGATGATGGTTGCTCTCCGCCTTCTCCACCAGATGGTTTTTCTCCGACCTGTCCTTCAGAAGGCTTTTCACTATCACCAGATCCACCAGATGATGGTTCAGCTACTGCAATTGCTTCTGGACCTTCTGGTTCTCCGCCTTCTCTTCCAGATGAGGGCTTTTCTCCACCTTCTCCACCTGAAGGCTGCTGTCCGCCTTGTCCACCAGATGGTTTCTCTCCACCCTGTCCTCCAGAAGGTTTTCCACTATCACCAGCTCCAGATGATGGTCCAGCTACTGCAATTGCTTCTGGACCTTCTGGTTCTCCGCCTTCTCCTCCAGATGAAGGCTTCTGTCCACCTTGTCCTCCAGAAGGCTTTTGTCTACCTCCGGAACCACCAGGTGATGGCAGATCCACTGATATTGCTTGAGCCACTGCAACTTCTGGTCCTTCACCTTGTCCTCCTGAAGATGGTCCGCCTTCTCCACCAGATGATGGTTGCTCTCCGCCTTCTCCTCCAGATGAGGGCTTCTCTCCACCCTGTCCTCCAGAAGGCTTTTCACCACCTCCGGAACCACCAGATGATGGTAGTTCCACTGATATTGCTTGGGCCACTGCAACTTCGGGTTCTCCACCTTGTCCTCCTGAAGATGGTCCGCCTTCTCCACCAGATGATGGTTGCTCTCCCACTTCTCCTCCAGATGAGGGCTTCTCTCCACCCTGTCCTCCAGAAGGCTTTTCACCACCTCCGGAGTCACCAGATGATGGTAGTTCCACTGATATTGCTTGGGCCACTGCCACTTCGGGTTCGCCACCTTGTCCTCCAGAAGATGGTCCGCCTTCTCCACCAGATGATGGTTGCTCTCCGCCTTCTCCTCCAGATGAGGGCTTCTCTCCACCCTGTCCTTCAGAAGGCTTTTCGCCACCACCGGATCCACCAGATGATGGAAGCACCAAAGATATTGCTTGGGCCACTGCAACTTCGGGTTCGCCACCTTGTCCTCCTGAAGATGGTCCGCCTTCTCCACCAGATGATGGCTGCTCTCCGCCTTCTCCTCCAGATGAGGGCTTCTCTCCACCCTGTCCACCAGAAGGCTTTTCACCACCACCGGATCCACCAGATGATGGTAGTTTCAAAGATATTGCTTGGGCCACTGCAACTTCGGGTTCGCCACCTTGTCCTCCTGAAGATGGTTCGCCTTCTCCACCAGATGATGGTTGCTCTCCGCCTTCTCCACCAGATGATGGTTGCCCTCCGCCTTCTCCTCCAGATGAGGGCTTCTCTCCACCCTGTCCTCCAGAAGGCTTTTCACCACCACCGGATCCACCAGATGATGGTAGTTCCAAAGATATTGCTTGGGCCACTGCAACTTCGGGTTCGCCACCTTGTCCTCCTGAAGATGGTCCGCCTTCTCCACCAGATGATGGTTGCTCTCCGCCTTCTCCACCAGATGGTTTTTCTCCACCCTGTCCTTCAGAAGGCTTTCCACCGTCACCAGATCCACCAGATGATGGTTCAGCTACTGCAATTGCTTCTGGACCTTCTGGTTCTCCACCTTCTCCTCCAGATGAGGGCTTCTCTCCTCCTTGTCCTCCAGAAGGCTTTCCACTATCCCCAGAACCACCAGATAACGGTCCAGCTACTGCTATTGCTTCTGGACCTTCTGGTTCTCCGCCTTCTCCTCCAGATGAGGGCTTTTCTCCACCTTCTAAACCTGAAGGCTGCTGTTCGCCTTTTCCACCAGATGGTTTCTCTGCACCCTGTCCTTCAGAAGGTTTTAAACTTTCACCACCTCCAGATGATGGTCCAGCTACTGCAATTGCTTCTGGACCTTCTGGTTCTTCGCCTTCTCCTCCAGATGAAGGCTTCTGTCCACCTTGTCCTCCAGAAGGCTTTTCACCACCTCCGGAACCACCAGGTGATGGTAGATCCACTGATATTGCTTGAGCCACTGCAACTTCCGGTCCTTCACCTTGTCCTCCTGAAGATGGTCCGCCTTCTCCACCAGATGATGGTTGCTCTCCGCCTTTTCCTCCAGATGAGGGCTTCTCTCCACCCTGTCCACCAGAAGGCTTTTCACCACCACCGGATCCACCAGATGATGGTAGTTCCACTGATATTGCTTGGGCCACTGCAACTTCGGGTTCTGCACCTTGACCACCGGAAGGCTGTTGTCCGCCTTCTCCACCAGATGGTTTCTCTCCACCCTGTCCTCCAGAAGTCTTTCCAATTTCGCCAGAACCACCAGATGATGGTCCAGCTACTGCTATTGCTTCTGGACCTTCTGGTTCTCCGCCTTCTCCACCAGATGATGGTTGCTCTCCGCCTTGTCCACCTGATGGTTTCTCTCCACCCTGTTCTTCAGAAGGCGTTCCACTATCACCAGATCCACCAGATGATGGTCCAGCTACTGCAATTGCTTCTGGACCTTCTGGTTCTCCGCCTTCTCCTCCAGATGATGGCTTCTCTCCTCCTTGTCCTCCAGAAGGTTTTCCACTATCACCAGCTCCAGATGATGGTCCAGCTATTGCAATTGCTTCTGGACCTTCTGGTTCTCCGCCTTCTCCTCCAGGTGAGGGCTTCTCTCCACCCTGTCCTCCAGAAGGCTTTTCACCACCTCCGGAACCACCAGGTGACGGTAATTCCACTGATATTGCTTGGGCCACTGCAACTTCCGGTCCTCCACCTTGTACTCCTGAAGATGGACCCCCTTCTCCACCAGATGATGGTTTCTCTCCGCCTTCTCCAGATGAGGGCTTCTCTCCACCCTGTCCTCCAGAAGGCTTTTCATCACTACCGGATCCACCAGATGATGGTAGTTCCACAGATATTGCTTGGGCCACTGCAACTTCCGGTCCTCCGCCTTGTCCTCCTGAAGATGGTCCGCCTTCTCCACCAGATGATGGTTGCTCCCCGCCTTCTCCTCCAGATGAGGGCTTCTCTCCACCTTGTCCTCCAGAAGGTTTTTCACCACCACCGGATCCACCAGATGATGGTAGTTCCACTGATATTGCTTGGGCCACTGCAACTTCCGGTCCTCCGCCTTGTCCTCCTGAAGATGGTCCACCTTCTCCACCAGATGATGGTTGCTCCCCGCCTTCTCCTCCAGATGAGGGCTTCTCTCCACCCTGTACTCCAGAAGGCTTTTCACCACCTCCGGAACCACCGGATGATGGTAGTTCCACTGATATTGCTTGGGCCACTGCAACTTCGGGTTCTGCACCTTGACCACCAGAAGGCTGTTGTCCGCCTTCTCCACCAGATGGTTTCTCTCCACCCTGTCCTCCAGAAGGCTTTCCAATTTCGCCAGAACCACCAGATGATGGTTCAGCTACTGCTATTGCTTCTGGACCTTCTGGTTCTCCGCCTTCTCCACCAGATGATGGTTGCTCTCCGCCTTCTCCACCAGATGATGGTTGCTCTCCGCCTTGTCCACCTGATGGTTTCTCTCCACCCTGTTCTTCAGAAGGCTTTCCACTATCACCAGATCCACCAGATGATGGTCCAGCTACTGCAATTGCTTCTGGACCTTCTGGTTCTCCGCCTTCTCCTCCAGATGATGGCTTCTCTCCTCCTTGTCCTCCAGAAGGTTTTCCACTATCACCAGCTCCAGATGATGGTCCAGCTATTGCAATTGCTTTTGGACCTTCTGGTTCTCCGCCTTCTCCTCCAGGTGAGGGCTTCTCTCCACCCTGTCCTCCAGAAGGCTTTTCACCACCTCCGGAACCACCAGGTGACGGTAATTCCACTGATATTGCTTGGGCCACTGCAACTTCCGGTCCTCCACCTTGTCCTCCTGAAGATGGACCCCCTTCTCCACCAGATGATGGTTTCTCTCCGCCTTCTCCAGATGAGGGCTTCTCTCCACCCTGTCCACCAGAAGGCTTTTCACCACCACCGGATCCACCAGATGATGGTAGTTCCACTGATATTGCTTGGGCCACTGCAACTTCTGGTTCTCCACCTTGTCCTCCTGAAGATGGTCCACCTTCTCCACCAGATGATGGTTGCTCTCCGCCTTCTCCTCCAGATGAGGGCTTCTCTCCACCCTGTCCTCCAGAAGGCTTTTCACCACCTCCGGAACCACCGGATGATGGTAGTTCCACTGATATTGCTTGGGCCACTGCAACTTCGGGTTCTGCACCTTGACCACCGGAAGGCTGTTGTCCGCCTTCTCCACCATATGGTTTCTCTCCACCCTGTCCTCCAGAAGGCTTTCCAATTTCGCCAGAACCACCAGATGATGGTTCAGCTACTGCTATTGCTTCTGGACCTTCTGGTTCTCCGCCTTCTCCACCAGATGATGGTTGCTCTCCGCCTTCTCCACCAGATGGTTTCTCTCCACCCTGTTCTTCAGAAGGCTTTCCACTATCACCAGATCCACCAGATGATGGTCCAGCTACTGCAATTGCTTCCGGACCTTCTGGTTCTCCGCCTTCTCCTCCAGATGATGGCTTCTCTCCTCCTTGTCCTCCAGAAGGTTTTCCACTATCACCAGCTCCAGATGATGGTCCAGCTACTGCAATTGCTTCTGGACCTTCTGGTTCTCCACCTTCTCCTCCAGATGAGGGCTTCTCTCCACCCTGTCCTCCAGAAGGCTTTTCACCACCTCCGGAACCACCAGATGATGGTAGTTCCACTGATATTGCTTGGGCCACTGCAACTTCTGGTTCTCCACCTTGTCCTCCTGAAGATGGTCCACCTTCTCCACCAGATGATGGTTGCTCTCCGCCTTCTCCTCCAGATGAGGGCATCTCTCCACCCTGTCCTCCAGAAGGCTTTTCACCACCTCCGGAACCACCAGATGATGGTAGTTCCACTGATATTGCTTGGGCCACTGCAACTTCTGGTTCTCCACCTTGTCCTCCTGAAGATGGTCCGCCTTCTCCACCAGATGATGGTTGTTCTCCGCCTTCTCCTCCAGATGAGGGCTTCTCTCCACCCTCTCCTTCAGAAGGCTTTTCACCACCTCCGGAACCACCAGATGATGGTAGAGTCAGTGATATTGCTTGGACCGCTGCAACTTCCGGTCCTCCACCTTGTCCTCCTGAAGATGGTCCGCCTTCTCCACCAGATGATGGTTGCTCTCCGCCTTCTCCTCCAGATGAGGGCTTCTCTCCACCCTCTCCTCCAGAAGGCTTTTCACCACCTCCGGAACCGTCAGATGATGGTAGTTCCACTGATATTGCTTGGGCCACTGCAACTTCCGGTCCTCCACCTTGTCCTCCTGAAGATGGCCCGCCTTCTCCACCAGATGATGGTTGCTCTCCGCCTTCTCCTCCAGATGAGGGCTTCTCTCCACCCCCTCCTCCAGAAGGCTTTTCACCACCTCCGGAACCGCCAGATGATGGTAGTTCCACTGATATTGCTTGGGCCACTGCAACTTCTGGTTTTCCACCTTGTCCTCCTGAAGATGGTCCGCCTTCTCCACCAGATGATGGTTGCTCTCCGCCTTCTCCTCCAGATGAGGGCTTCTCTCCACCCTGTCCTCCAGAAGGCTTTTCACCACCTCCGGAACCACCAGATGATGGTAGTTCCACTGATATTGCTTGGGCCACTGCAACTTCTGGTTCTCCACCTTGTCCTCCTGAAGATGGTCCGCCTTCTCCACCAGATGATGGTTGCTCTCCGCCTTCTCCTCCAGATGAGGGCTTCTCTCCACCCTGTCCTCCAGAAGGCTTTTCACCACCTCCGGAACCACCAGATGATGGTAGTTCCACTGATATTGCTTGGGCCACTGCAACTTCTGGTTCTCCACTTTGTCCTCCTGAAGATGGTCCGCCTTCTCCACCAGATGATGGTTGTTCTCCGCCTTCTCCTCCAGATGAGGGCGTCTCTCCACCCTGTCCTCCAGAAGGCTTTTCACCACCTCCGGAACCACCAGGTGACGGTAATTCCACTGATATTGCTTGGGCCACTGCAACTTCCGGTCCTCCGCCTTGTCCTCCTGAAGATGGACCCCCTTCTCCACCAGATGATGGTTTCTCTCCGCCTTCTTCAGATGAGGGCTTCTCTCCACCCTGTCCTCCAGAAGGCTTTTCATCACTACCGGATCCACCAGATGATGGTAGTTCCACAGATATTGCTTGGGCCACTGCAACTTCCGGTCCTCCGCCTTGTCCTCCTGAAGATGGTCCGCCTTCTCCACCAGATGATGGTTGCTCCCCGCCTTCTCCTCCAGATGAGGGCTTCTCTCCACCTTGTCCTCCAGAAGGCTTTTCACCACCACCGGATCCACCAGATGATGGTAGTTCCACTGATATTGCTTGGGCCACTGCAACTTCCGGTCCTCCGCCTTGTCCTCCTGAAGATGGTCCACCTTCTCCACCAGATGATGGTTGCTCCCCGCCTTCTCCTCCAGATGAGGGCTTCTCTCCACCCTGTCCTCCAGAAGGCTTTTCACCACCTCCGGAACCACCGGATGATGGTAGTTCCACTGATATTGCTTGGGCCACTGCAACTTCGGGTTCTGCACCTTGACCACCGGAAGGCTGTTGTCCGCCTTCTCCACCAGATGGTTTCTCTCCACCCTGTCCTCCAGAAGGCTTTCCAATTTCGCCAGAATCACCAGATGATGGTTCAGCTACTGCTATTGCTTCTGGACCTTCTGGTTCTCCGCCTTCTCCACCAGATGATGGTTGCTCTCCGCCTTCTCCACCAGATGATGGTTGCTCTCCGCCTTGTCCACCTGATGGTTTCTCTCCACCCTGTTCTTCAGAAGGCTTTCCGCTATCACCAGATCCACCAGATGATGGTCCAGCTACTGCAATTGCTTCTGGACCTTCTGGTTCTCCGCCTTCTCCTCCAGGTGAGGGCTTCTCTCCACCCTGTCCTCCAGAAGGCTTTTCACCACCTCCGGAACCACCAGGTGACGGTAATTCCACTGATATTGCTTGGGCCACTGCAACTTCCGGTCCTCCACCTTGTCCTCCTGAAGATGGACCCCCTTCTCCACCAGATGATGGTTTCTCTCCGCCTTCTCCAGATGAGGGCTTCTCTCCACCCTGTCCACCAGAAGGCTTTTCACCACCACCGGATCCACCAGATGATGGTAGTTCCACTGATATTGCTTGGGCCACTGCAACTTCTGGTTCTCCACCTTGTCCTCCTGAAGATGGTCCACCTTCTCCACCAGATGATGGTTGCTCTCCGCCTTCTCCTCCAGATGAGGGCTTCTCTCCACCCTGTCCTCCAGAAGGCTTTTCACCACCTCCGGAACCACCGGATGATGGTAGTTCCACTGATATTGCTTGGGCCACTGCAACTTCGGGTTCTGCACCTTGACCACCGGAAGGCTGTTGTCCGCCTTCTCCACCATATGGTTTCTCTCCACCCTGTCCTCCAGAAGGCTTTCCAATTTCGCCAGAATCACCAGATGATGGTTCAGCTACTGCTATTGCTTCTGGACCTTCTGGTTCTCCGCCTTCTCCACCAGATGATGGTTGCTCTCCGCCTTCTCCACCAGATGATGGTTGCTCTCCGCCTTGTCCACCTGATGGTTTCTCTCCACCCTGTTCTTCAGAAGGCTTTCCACTATCACCAGATCCACCAGATGATGGTCCAGCTACTGCAAT contains:
- the LOC129226140 gene encoding hornerin-like isoform X1, with protein sequence MGALTAMNWHKTFCFGLVLSLYLCYKVEGRGFNIAVNNPFINHATAEGFARSFVRNIITSGAFGRQGTADFEDIVEDLVTAMKDSSYGKKESSAKVKAMTMAFASSIAELIVIEDSAENDMQQKTEIITEALREAFLETIGVVNEDFILEIKILVELFSNENLNEVENQQGGEQGSGGKTSGEQGGEQSSSGGQGEEIQVAASQAIAVKGPSSGGSGGGQKPSGGQGGQKPSGGEGGEQPSYGGEGGPSSGGQGREPEVAVAQAISLTLPSSGGSGGGEKPSGGQGGEKPSSGGEGGEQPSSGGEGGPSSGGQGGEPEVAVAQAISVELPSSGGYGGGEKPSGGEGGEKPSSGGEGGEQPSSGGEGGPSSGGQGGGPEVAAAQAISLTLPSSGGSGGGEKPSEGQGGETPSSGGEGGEQPSSGGEGGPSSGGQGGEPEVAVAQAISVELPSSGGSGGGEKPSEGQGGETPSSGGEGGEQPSSGGEGGPSSGGQGGEPEVAVAQAISVELPSSGGSGGGEKPSGGQGGEKPSSGGEGGEQPSSGGEGGPSSGGQGGEPEVAVAQAISVELPSSGGSGGGEKPSEGQGGETPSSGGEGGEQPSSGGEGGPSSGGQGGEPEVAVAQAISVELPSSGGSGGGEKPSEGQGGETPSSGGEGGEQPSSGGEGGPSSGGQGGEPEVAVAQAISVELPSSGGSGGGEKPSGGQGGEKPSSGGEGGEQPSSGGEGGPSSGGQGGEPEVAVAQAISVELPSSGGSGGGEKPSGGEGGEKPSSGGEGGEQPSSGGEGEPSSGGQGGGPEVAAAQAISLTLPSFGGSGGGEKPSEGQGGETPSSGGEGGEQPSSGGEGGPSSGGQGGEPEVAVAQAISVELPSSGGSGGGEKPSGGQGGEQPSSGGEGGEQPSSGGEGGPSSGGQGGKPEVAVAQAISVELPSSGGSGGGEKPSGGGGGEKPSSGGEGGEQPSSGGEGGPSSGGQGGGPEVAVAQAISVELPSSDGSGGGEKPSGGEGGEKPSSGGEGGEQPSSGGEGGPSSGGQGGGPEVAAVQAISLTLPSSGGSGGGEKPSEGEGGEKPSSGGEGGEQPSSGGEGGPSSGGQGGEPEVAVAQAISVELPSSGGSGGGEKPSGGQGGEKPSSGGEGGEPEGPEAIAVAGPSSGAGDSGKPSGGQGGEKPSSGGEGGEPEGPEAIAVAGPSSGGSGDSGKPSEEQGGEKPSGGEGGEQPSSGGEGGEQPSSGGEGGPSSGGQGGEPEVAVAQAISVELPSSGGSGGGEKPSGGQGGEKPSSGEGGEKPSSGGEGGPSSGGQGGGPEVAVAQAISVELPSPGGSGGGEKPSGGQGGEKPSPGGEGGEPEGPEAIAIAGPSSGAGDSGKPSGGQGGEKPSSGGEGGEPEGPEAIAVAGPSSGGSGDSGKPSEEQGGEKPSGGQGGEQPSSGGEGGEQPSSGGEGGEPEGPEAIAVAEPSSGDSGEIGKPSGGQGGEKPYGGEGGQQPSGGQGAEPEVAVAQAISVELPSSGGSGGGEKPSGGQGGEKPSSGGEGGEQPSSGGEGGPSSGGQGGEPEVAVAQAISVELPSSGGSGGGEKPSGGQGGEKPSSGEGGEKPSSGGEGGPSSGGQGGGPEVAVAQAISVELPSPGGSGGGEKPSGGQGGEKPSPGGEGGEPEGPEAIAVAGPSSGGSGDSGKPSEEQGGEKPSGGQGGEQPSSGGEGGEQPSSGGEGGEPEGPEAIAVAEPSSGDSGEIGKPSGGQGGEKPSGGEGGQQPSGGQGAEPEVAVAQAISVELPSSGGSGGGEKPSGGQGGEKPSSGGEGGEQPSSGGEGGPSSGGQGGGPEVAVAQAISVELPSSGGSGGGEKPSGGQGGEKPSSGGEGGEQPSSGGEGGPSSGGQGGGPEVAVAQAISVELPSSGGSGSDEKPSGGQGGEKPSSEEGGEKPSSGGEGGPSSGGQGGGPEVAVAQAISVELPSPGGSGGGEKPSGGQGGETPSSGGEGGEQPSSGGEGGPSSGGQSGEPEVAVAQAISVELPSSGGSGGGEKPSGGQGGEKPSSGGEGGEQPSSGGEGGPSSGGQGGEPEVAVAQAISVELPSSGGSGGGEKPSGGQGGEKPSSGGEGGEQPSSGGEGGPSSGGQGGKPEVAVAQAISVELPSSGGSGGGEKPSGGGGGEKPSSGGEGGEQPSSGGEGGPSSGGQGGGPEVAVAQAISVELPSSDGSGGGEKPSGGEGGEKPSSGGEGGEQPSSGGEGGPSSGGQGGGPEVAAVQAISLTLPSSGGSGGGEKPSEGEGGEKPSSGGEGGEQPSSGGEGGPSSGGQGGEPEVAVAQAISVELPSSGGSGGGEKPSGGQGGEMPSSGGEGGEQPSSGGEGGPSSGGQGGEPEVAVAQAISVELPSSGGSGGGEKPSGGQGGEKPSSGGEGGEPEGPEAIAVAGPSSGAGDSGKPSGGQGGEKPSSGGEGGEPEGPEAIAVAGPSSGGSGDSGKPSEEQGGEKPSGGEGGEQPSSGGEGGEPEGPEAIAVAEPSSGGSGEIGKPSGGQGGEKPYGGEGGQQPSGGQGAEPEVAVAQAISVELPSSGGSGGGEKPSGGQGGEKPSSGGEGGEQPSSGGEGGEKPSSGGEGGEPEGPEAIAVAGPLSGGSGDSGKPSGGQGGEKPSSGGEGGEPEGPEAIAVAEPSSGGSGDGGKPSEGQGGEKPSGGEGGEQPSSGGEGGEQPSSGGEGEPSSGGQGGEPEVAVAQAISLKLPSSGGSGGGEKPSGGQGGEKPSSGGEGGEQPSSGGEGGPSSGGQGGEPEVAVAQAISLVLPSSGGSGGGEKPSEGQGGEKPSSGGEGGEQPSSGGEGGPSSGGQGGEPEVAVAQAISVELPSSGDSGGGEKPSGGQGGEKPSSGGEVGEQPSSGGEGGPSSGGQGGEPEVAVAQAISVELPSSGGSGGGEKPSGGQGGEKPSSGGEGGEQPSSGGEGGPSSGGQGEGPEVAVAQAISVDLPSPGGSGGRQKPSGGQGGQKPSSGGEGGEPEGPEAIAVAGPSSGAGDSGKPSGGQGGEKPSGGQGGQQPSGGEGGEKPSSGREGGEPEGPEAIAVAEPSSGGSGDSEKPSEGQVGEKPSGGEGGEQPSSGGEGGPSSGGQGGEPEVAVAQAISLELPSSGGSGGGEKPSGGQGGEKPSSGEGGEQPSSGGEGGPSSGGQGKGPEVAVAQAISVDLPSPGGSGGGQKPSGGQGGQKPSSEGEGGEPEGPEAIAVAGPSSGAGDSGKPSGGQGGEKPSGGQGGQQPSGGEGGEKPSSGGEGGEPEGPEAIAVAGPLSGGSGDSGKPSGGQGGEKPSSEGEGGEPEGPEAIAVAGPSSGGSGDSGKPSEGQGGEKPSGGQGEPSSGGQGGEPEVAVAQAISLELPSSGGSGGGEKPSGAQGGQKPSSGGEGGEPEGPEAIAVAGPSSGAGDSGKPSEGQGGEKPSGGQGGQQPSGGEGGETPSSGGEGGEPEGPEAIAVAGPLSGGSGDSGKPSGLQGGEKPSSEGEGGEPEGPEAIAVAGPSSGGSGDSGKPSEGQGGEKPSGGEGGEQPSSGGEGGSSSGGQGGEPEVAVAQAISLELPSSGGSGGGEKPSGGQGGEKPSSGGEGGEQPSSGGEGGPSSGAQGGEPEVAVAQAISLVLPSSGGSGGGEKPSEGQGGEKPSSGGEGGEPEGPEAIAVAGPSSGAGESGKPSGEQGGEKPSGGQGGQQPSGGEDGEKPSSGGEGGEPEGPEAIAVAGPLSGGSGDSGKPSGGQGGEKPSTGGEGGEPEGPEAIAVAGPSSGGSGDSGKPSEGQGGEKPSGGQGGPSSGGQGGEPEVAVAQAISLDLPSSGGSGGGEKPSGGQGGQKPSSGGEGGEPEGPEAIAVAGPSSGAGDSGKPSEGQGGEKPSGGQGGQQPSGGEGGETPSSGGEGGEPEGPEAIAVAGPLSGGSGDSGKPSGGQGGEKPSSERECGEPEGPEAIAVAGPSSGGSGDSGKPSEGQGGEKPSGEEGGEQPSSGGEGGEQPSSGGEGGPSSGGQGGEPEVAVAQAISVELLSSGGGGQKPSGGQGGQKPSSGGKGEISSSLEAEEEAEVAEVVNSILALLEKEGIIDVPQKPAKQQGKQPSSGGQEGEQPLSREGGTEEPESEEEGGVPDVAAAQALAVLAPSSGGSDGGQQSSGDQSGEEPSSGGQGGEPEVAAAQAVSVTGTSSGGSENGQQTSGGAQGSQEGLCSCSLESLSLTKILRSGSTLSRVVELINGFVNSLSSGQNSFDYNEFGNLVSDLFSSLLEENPEESSCSLFVQIILETLISSIHLLKNAEIGPLSNLPSNIEIEDVLSQLKNSVLKL